In the genome of Dermatobacter hominis, the window AGCTTCAGCGAGTTCGCCTCCACGATGATGGGCTGCGACGACGCGGTCATGCAGATGGAGGACAAGTACCTCGCCGCGCTGGCGGCGTCGACGACCGTCGAGCGCTCCGGCGACTCGCTGACGCTGCGCGACGACGCCGGCGCCATGCAGGTCACCGCGATCGTCGCGAACTGACGCGGCCGGATCCGACGCCGCCGGGGCGTCAGTGCTGCTGGCCGTCGGCCAGCAGCTCCTCGGCGATCGCCGCCGCGGCCGGGTCCAGCGGCCGCGCGAAGGTGCCCTCGTAGGGCGGCGGCGCCGCACCCGGACCGGGATCGGGCGTCGGCAGGGGGCTCGGCTGGAAGTCCGGGTCGCCGAACTGCGGGTCGCCGAAGCCCGGGTCGGTGAACACCGGATCGTCGAACGCGGGGTCCGCGACCGGCGCCGCGACCGGCGGGGCGTCGTGGAACGCGGCGGCGGGGGCCACCTCGGCGTAGGCCGGGGCCGGCTCCGCGTGCGGCGCGTCGCCGTACGCCGGCTCGTGGACGACCGGGGTGCCGTCGGACGGCGCGCCCTCGGCCTCGCGGACGAGCGCCGCCACCTCCTCCTCGAGCTCCGGATCGGGCGCGAACGGCGGCACGTCCACGGTGTGGTGCGGAGCCGGACCCGTCCGCTCCACGCCCAGGTCCTCGGTGAAGTACAGGTCGAGCACCCGATCGACCAGCTCGGGTGTGAGCACCCTCGCCTGGTTCTCGTAGCGGCAGATGGCGTTGGCCAGCTTGCAGACCACGCCGGGGAGGTAGGCCCGGAGCTCGCCGTCGCCCTGCGACCGGGCGGCCTGGCGGAGCCGCACCGCGGCCGACGCCTGCAGCTCGAGGCCCATCTTCCGGGTCACCCGGGACAGGATCCAGTCGAACTGCTCGTCGGTGCAGGCGCCGATGTAGATCTTGTTGTGGATGCGGCGGAAGAACGCCTCGTCACCGAGCTTGGCCGGGTCGAGGTTCGTCGACAGCACGACCTTGAGCTCGAACGGCACCTCGAACTTGCGGCCCAGCAGGGTCAGGTAGTCGACGCTGCGGTCGAGCGGCACGATCCAACGGTTGAGCAGGGCGTCGGGCGTCATGGCCTGGCGGCCGAAGTCGTCGATCACCAGGATCCCGTTGTTCGCCTTCATCTGCAGCGGGGCGAGGTAGACGCCGCTGTCACGCTCGAGCTGCAGGTCGAGCATTCCGGCGTGGAGCTCGCCGCCCGTGATGACGGCGGGGCGATGGCACGCCACCCAGCGACGGTCCATCCCGGCCGGCTGTTCGTCGATCTCGTCGTGGAGCGTCGGGTCGAAGACCGACACGATCTGGCCGTCGACCTCGACGCAGTGCGGCACCAGGACGACGTCCTCGTAGGCGCGGATGATGCGCTCCGCGACCGAGGACTTGCCGGTGCCGGGCGGGCCGTAGAGGAACATGGCGCCGTCGCCGTGGATCGCGGGGCCGAGCTGGTCGAGCAGCCCGTCCGACAGCACGAGGTCGGAGAACGAGCGCTGCAGGCGGTCGTGGTCGAGCTCGATGGACGGGCGCTGGTGGCGCACGACGTTCGTGTAGTGCTCGAGCGGGACCGGCATCGGGCCGGCGTAGATGCTCTCCCGCGAGCGCTGGGCGGCGAACTGCTGGCCGGCCTCGGTCGGTCGCACGACGTAGGCGCGGCCCTCCATGCCGTCGTACTCGATGAGCTTGCGGTCGCGCATCCCGTTGAGGAGCGTCTCGACGACGGTGACCGAGATGTGGAGCTTGTCGGCGAGCGCGGTCATCGGCGACCGGCCGTCGACGACGGCCCGTCGGATGAGCAGGTCCTCCATGAGCGAGCGGCTGAGGCCGAGTCCCTCGACGCTGGTCGGGGTGCGAAGGTCCGGGAGGTCGTCGGGCTGGCCGTCGTGGTGTCGCTGCATGGGTGTCCCGTCTCCAAGGGGGCGCAGGTGCTCGCACCGGGACGGCTGCCACCGCCTCGGCACCCCACGGCCCGGTCGTTCTGCTGCTGGTGCTGTCCGTTCATCGGCGCGCGGGGGAGGGGACCTGAACCCTCGGTCGAGTGAACTCCCCGTACCGGACCGGTGCCGGGGCAGTTCACCCGCCGCGCGCCGGTTCCGGGCCCCGCACGGCTTGAATGGAGCGGTGATCGAGACCCCGCACACCCGCGCGTACCGCAAGGGGCTGTTGGAGGCGGAGGGCTTCCCGGTCGAGCAGGTCTCCGACCACCTCGAGGACGACGCCACGACCGTCTGGGTCGACCTCTGCGGGCCGACCGTCGACGAACTGCACCAGCTGGCCGACGAGCTCGGTCTGCACGAGCTGGCGGTCGAGGACGCGCTGGGCCGGCACCAGCGCCCGAAGCTCGACCACTACGCGTCGCACCTCTTCATGGCCTGCCACGCCGTGTCGGTGGACCAGGAGACCGCCGAGCTCGACATCGTCGAGATCGACATGTTCCTCGGGCCGCGGTGGATCATCACCGTCCGCAAGGACGCCGGCTTCGACATGCGCCAGGTCATGGACCGCTGCGACCGGGTCGCGGACCTGGCCGACACCGGCGTCGCGTTCGTGGTGTACGCGCTGCTCGACGTCATCGTCGACGGCTACTTCGAGGCGGTCGAGACGTTCGACGAGTACTACGACCAGGTCTCCGAGGAGATCTTCAGCGAGCAGCCGCTGGAGCCGCAGCAGCAGAAGCACTGGTTCCAGATGCGCCAGGCGCTGGTGAAGTTCCACCGGCTGGCGTTCCCGCTCCGCGAGGCCATCAGCTCGCTGATGCGTCGCGAGCACGAGCTGGTGAACACCGAGATCTACCCCTACTACCAGGACCTCTACGACCACGTGCTGCGGATCACCGAGTCGACCGACTCGCTGCGCGACCTGGTGTCGACGATCGTCGAGACGAACCTCAGCCTGCGCGACTACCGCCAGAACCAGGTGATGAAGAAGGTCACGAGCTGGGCGGCGATCATCGCCGTGCCGACGCTGGTCACCGGCTTCTACGGCATGAACGTGCGGTTCCCCGGCATCGCCACCGAGTGGGGGGCCGGCCTCGCGGCGGCGCTGATCGTGGTCACCTCCGTCTCGCTGTACTTCACGTTCAAGCGCAACGACTGGCTCTGACGCACGCGACCGTCCGACCCTCGGTGCGCTGCCGGCGGCCCGCTCAGCCGACCAGCGCCAGGAACTCGTCCATCGCGGCGTCGACGCCGTCGTGGTCGCCCGTCGCCAGCAGGTCGAGGAGGAGCCCGCGGCTGACGGCGACCCCGAGGCGGGCCCGGGCCCGGGCCGTGGCGCGGTCGACGCCCTCGTCCTCGAGGAGGGAGGCGACCGGATCGACCCAGCTGTCGACGATGCCGTCGAGGAACTCCTCGCCCCACGGCGCACCGAGCAGCGCCTGGGAGTAGAGCTCGAAGAAGAGGCGCTCCAGCGGCGCGAGGGCGGGGTCGGCCAGCCGGTCCCAGAACACCCGGCCGACCGCGGTGCGGTCGAGGGCAGCCCGGGTGATCGGGGGCTGGTCGGCGTCGGTGAGGTCGACCAGCGCGCCGAGCTGGCGACGTTCGACCTCGTGCACGACGGCGACGAGCAGCTGCTCCCGCGACCCGAAGTGGTGCAACAGCATCCGGTGGCTCGTGCCCACGCCCTTCGCCAGGGTCCGGAGGCTCGTGTCCGCCAGGCCGTGCTCGCCGCCGTAGGCGATGACGGCGTCGAGCAGGCGGTCCCGGGGCGTCGCCGCGCCGTCGCGCACGACCGGGTCGGAGCCGCCGGCCGGGCCGTCCGTCGGGGCGTCGGGTGAGGCGTCGGGTGAGGCGTCGGTGGTCGACATGTACCAAATGGTACATCGACGTGGTAAGGTCGCGGACATGGAGTACGAGCGCAGCATGCGGATCGAGGCACCCGCCGACGTCGTGTGGCGGGTGATGTCCGACGTCGAGCGGTGGCACACCTGGACGGCGTCGATCGAGTCGATCGAGATCACCGGTCCCGGTGACGCCGAGAGCGGCGCGCCGCTCGGGTCGGGCGGCACGGCGATCGTCCGGCAGCCGGGCTTCCCGAAGGCCGAGTGGACGGTCACCGAGTGGCGGCCCGGGCGCTCGTTCACGTGGGAGTCGCCCGCACCGGGCGTGCGGTCCGTCGGCATCCACTCGGTCGAACCCGATGGCGACGCCGCCTCGACCGCCACCCTGACGATCCGCCAGACCGGTGTCCTCGGGCCGCTGATCGGCCTGCTGTTCGGCCGGCGGTCCCGCCGCTACGTCGACCTCGAGGCCGACGGCCTCACGGCGCGCGCCGAGGAGCTCGCCCGCACCGCGTCGCGGTGAGCGGCGGCGGCGCCGTCAGTTGACCTGCCGCTCGCGCCCCTCCCAGTAGGGCGCGCGCAGCTTGTACTTCTGGAGCTTCCCGGTGGCGGTGCGCTCGAGCGCGTCGCGGACCTCGACCGAGGTCGGGCACTTGTAGTGCGCGAGCCGGTCGCGGCAGTGCGCGATGAGGGCCTGCTCGACCTCGTCCCCGTCGGCCGCCGCCAGGTCGGACGACGGGTCGAGCACGACGAGCGCGGTCACCGTCTCACCCCAGCGCTCGCTCGGGATGCCGATCACGGCGGCCTCCGTGACCGCGGGGTGCGAGAACAGCGCGTCCTCGACCTCGATCGAGCTGACGTTCTCGCCCCCGGAGATGATGACGTCCTTCTTGCGGTCGACGATCGTGACGTAGCGGTCCTCGTCGATCACCGCGCCGTCGCCCGTGTGGAACCAGCCGCCCTCGAGCGCCTCGGCGGTGGCGTCGGGCTGCTCCCAGTAGCTCTTCAGGATGACGTTGCCCCGGGCGAGCAGCTCACCCTCGTCATCTGTGCGCAGCCGGATGCCGAGCGCCGGCGCGCCGGCCCGCGACAGCTTCTTCGCCCGCTCGCCGGGCGTGAGGTCGTCCCACTCCTCGCGCGCGCGGTTCATGGTGAGCAGCGGCGCCGTCTCGGTCAGCCCGTAGATCTGGATGAACTCCCAGCCCAGCTCGGTCTCGACGCGCTCGATGATCGCGGTGGGCGGCGGGGCGCCGGCGACGACGATGCGGACCCGGTCGCGGCCGGGGGTCTCGCCCTCCCAGCTCGCCGCCGCCTCGAGCGTCATGGCCACGACCGCAGGTGCGCCGCACATCAGCGTGACGCCGTGCTCGGCGACCCGGCGCAGGATCTCGGTGCCGTCGACCTTGCGCAGGACGACCTGCCGCACGCCCATGCCGGCCGTCGCGAAGGGCATGCCCCAGCCGTTGCAGTGGAACATCGGCAGCGTGTGGAGGTAGACGTCGCGGTCGCTCACGCCCGCCTGCCAGCCGAACGTCGCGGCGTTGACCCACAGGTTCCGGTGGGTCATCTCGACGCCCTTGGGCCGGGCGGTGGTGCCCGACGTGTAGTTGATCGTGGCGGTGGCGTCCTCGTCGGGCTCCCACGGCGCGGCCTCGAGGTCGTGGCGGTAGAGCAACTCGTCGGTCTCGGCGCCGATCGTGAACCGCTTCGGCGCCGTCACCTCGGCGAGCGCCTCCTCGAGCTCCGGGTCGACGAGCAGCACGTCGGCACCGCTGTGCTCGACGATGTAGGAGACCTCCGCGGGCGAGAGCCGGAAGTTGACCGGCACGGCGATCCGGCCCGACGCCGGGGCCCCGTACAGCAGGGTCAGGAGGCGCGCCGAGTTCTGCGACACCATCGCGACCCGGCCGCCCTGCGGCACGCCGAGCGACTCGAGCCCGGCGGCGAGGGCGCGCGAGCGGTCGGCCAGCGCCGCGTACGTCAGCGGGCCGCCGTCGGGCGCGAGCAGCGGGGGCGCCGGCTGGTCGGGCTCGTCGACCACGCCGACCCGCCGTCCGTAGACGAGCTCGGCGCGCTCGATGTGGTCGCGGACGGTCAGCGGCACCTTCATTCGTGCTCCTCCTCGGGCGCGGGATCGGTCGGCGGGTTGGTGGCCGTGCCGTAGGAGAAGTAGCACCACGGCTTCGGTCCCTTGACGTAGCGGGCGGTGATGTCGACGTCGGTGAAGCCGGCCTCGGCGAGCATCTCACCGGCGTCCCGGGTCAGATGGCACCCGCCCGCGAATCGGCGCTGCCACGGCTCGATGCGGACCTGCCAACGGGCGACGCCGGGGTCGGGCGCCGCGCCGTGTTCGAGCACGTGGAGCGTCGCTCCCGGCTTCAGCACGCGGCGCAGCTCGGCGAGCGCCAGCATCGGGTCGGGGATCGTGCACAGCGTGAACGTCGACAGCCCGGCGTCGCAGCTGCGGTCGGGGAGCGGGAGCCGTTGGCCGTCGAGGCCGACGTGCTCGACCGGGACGGTGCTCGCGTCGATCCGCTCCCGGGCCAGCTCGCGCGACCGCAGCGACGGCTCGACCGCCCACACCTTGGTCACGGCGGCCGGGTACAGCGGCACGTTCAGCCCGGTGCCGAAGCCGATCTCGACGACCTCGCCGTGGAGGCCCTCGATCGCCCTGGCGCGGTAGCGCTCCATGCCCTTCGCGCCGCACGTCAGGTCGACCAGCCGGGGGAGCACCCGGTCCTCGTACACACCCACGTCGCGACCCTACGGGACCGGCCCGGTGCGCTGCCGGGGCGACCGTCGAGGTGCGGATGAGGACGGGGAGCCCGCCGCACCGGCAGACTGTCGGGCCATGTTCGCACCGCCGTCCCGCCGCTCCCCGCGCCCCGCCGTGGCCGGCGCCCTGCTCGCCCTGCTCGCCGCGTCGTCGGTCCTCGTGGCCTGCTCGGGCGGCGCCGACGACGACGCCTCGCCGACCACCAGCGAGGCCCTCCCGTCGACCGGTGCACTCGTCGAGCTCCGACCGCTGCACGTGGCCGAGCAGCGCATCGTCGACGACCGGGGTCGCCAGGTCCTGCTGCGCGGGGCGAACGTGAACGCGCTCGGGGAGTACGCGCAGGCGGACGCGGACACCGAGCCCACCGCGCCGGTGACCGACGAGGACTGGGACGCCATGGCGGCCAACGGCTTCTCGGTCGTCCGGCTGATCATGTCGTGGTCGCGGCTCGAGCCGGAGCGTGGCACGGTCGACCAGGACTACGTCGCCGAGGTGCGGGAGGCGGTCGAGGCGGCGAACGACCGTGGCATCTACGTCGTGCTCGATGTGCACCAGGACGCCTGGGGCATGGCGTCGGCCACGCCCGAGGGAACCGCCTGCCCGGCCGGGACCGAGCCGTCGATCGGGTGGGACGGTGCGCCGGAGTGGGCGACGATCACCGACGGCGCCACCACGTGCCGGGCACCCGGCAGCGAGCGCGAGAGCGCCCCGGCCGTGCAGGCCGCCTTCGCCAACCTCTACGCGAACACCGACGGCATCGCGGACCGGCTGACCGAGGTCTGGGCCACGATCGCCGAGGAGTTCGCCGACGTGCCCGGCGTCGCCGGCTACGACCTCATCAACGAGCCGAACGCGGTGGCGCCGCAGGAGCAGAACCAGGTCGCGTACAGCCAGTGGATCCAGCGGACGATCGACGCGATCCGAGCGGCGGAGGCGGGGGCGGGCGAGCGGGCCGCCCCCAAGCCCGTGTTCGCCGAGCCGCTGCAGCTGTACCCCCTGCCGTACAACGCGCTGTTGTCGCAGTACATCCAGGACCCGAACCTCGTGTTCGCCCCGCACAACTACGCGGAGTCGATCAACGACATCCTCACGGTCGAGCAGACGTTCGCGATCGACCAGCAGGGAGCGGACGACCTGCACGCGGCGCTCTGGATCGGGGAGTACGGCTTCTGGGACACGAGCGCCGAGACGCTCGAGGTGGCCACCCGCTACGCGGCCGAGGAGGATCGTCGGGTGGTCGGCGGCACGTGGTGGCAGTGGCGCCAGACGTGCGGCGACCCGCACTCGGTCGGGGGCCCGGGCGTCCCCGCCACCGCAGACCAGGTCCACCTGATCACGCGGGACTGCACCGCCGACGACGGTGGGTTCGACACGGACCTCCGCGCCACCACGGAGTTCCTCCGGATCCTCGGGCGCGCCTTCCCGCGCGCCGCGCCGGGGCACATCTCCTCGCTCGCGAGCCAGCCGGGCTCGGGTGGGCTCACCGTCCAGGGTGCCGGTGCAGAGGCCGGTGGCCAGCTCGTCGTGTGGCTGCCCGACGTCGAGGGTGCGGCCGACGCCCAGCCGACCACGACGACCGGGCTGGAGGACGTGACGATGCAGGCCGTGCGGGGTGGACGTGTCCTCACCGCGAACGCGACCGGTGGCGACTGGACCCTGGTGGTCGTGTGACCGGGACGGCGCCGCCCGGGGACCCGGCGTCGCCCGCCCCACGCTCCGGTGCGCCGACGGGCCCCGGCGGCGCGGACGTGCCGGTCGCCGCGCCCGCGGGCTGGACGATCGAGTCGACCCGGGGACTGGGTCCCTTCACCACGCGCATCGTGTACCGCCTCGCCGACGGGACCCGACGCATCTGGCGGTCCCGTGACCATCGAAAGGGCCTCGACCGCCCGGGGGTGCCGACGCGGACGTGGTGGATCGCGGTGCTGTTCTGCATCGGCTCGACCTGCTTCACCGTCGGGCCGCTGCCGGTCTACGAGCAGTGGGTCGGCGCCCGCTGGGTCGGTCTGACGTTCTTCGTCGGCTCGATCTTCTTCACCTCGGCGTCGTACCTGTGCTTCGTCGAGGCGTGCAACGCGCCCGACGCGGTCGTCACCGACGGGACGAAGCACCACGGGCCCCTGAAGCTCGTGTCGTGGCGACCGCACTCGATCGACTGGTGGTCGACCGGCGTGCAGCTGGTCGGGACCGTCTACTTCAACGTGATGACGTTCCTCGCCATGTACGACAACTGGGACGTGCACCAGGAGAACCGCCTGGTCTGGCGCCCCGATGCGATCGGTTCGATCTGCTTCCTCATCGCCAGCTACCTGGCGTGGGCCGAGGTGTGCCACTCCGCCGGCCGCCTGCGGTTCCGGGACCTGTCGTGGTGGGTCGTCGTGCTGAACCTCGCCGGCTCGGTCTTCTTCGGCCTCTCCGCGATCGGGGCCTACACCCTGCCTTCGAGCGGAGAGGTCGTGGACCTCTGGCTCGACAACGCCGGCACCGTCCTCGGCGGCATCTGCTTCTTCATCGCCGCGGCGATGCTCGTCCCCGAGGCCCGCACCGACCGCTGACGCGTGGATCGGACCGGCCGCGCCGGGCGTGCGGGGGCGTGACGCCCGTCGGCCGACTTCCTGCCGGCGGCCCCGGTCGCCTTGACTGGTCGTCGTGACCGAGCGGCGCGACGTCCTGGTGATCGGCGGCGGACCCGCCGGCGCGGCCGTGGCGATCCGCGCGGCCGCCGGGGGCGCCCGGGTCACGGTGTTCGAGAAGGGTCGCCCGGGCCGGGACAAGATCTGCGGCGACGGTCTCACCCCGAGAGCGGTGCGGGCGCTCGAGACGCTCGACGTCGGGCTCGACGACGCCCACCGCATCGACGGCCTGCGGATGATCGCCAACGACACCGTCCGCCAGATGGACTGGCCCGGCATCGCGCCGTTCCCGGCGCACGGCGCGGTCTGGCCGCGGCGGCGCCTCGACGAGCGGCTGATGGAGCTGGCGGGCAAGGCGGGCGCGGAGCTGCTCTGGGAGCACGAGGCGCTCCCGACCGTCGTCGAGCGACCAGGCGCGCTGCCGAACCGCGCGACCGGCGTCGTGTCCACCGGTCCCGACGGCGTCGAGCGCACCTGGACCGCACCGCTCGTCGTGCTGGCGACCGGTGCGCCGGGCGACGCGGCCCGGCGCCTCGGAGCCGAGCGCGTCCCGGACGAGACGTTCGGACTCGCGATCCGCACCTACGCCGAGTCGCCGCGCCACGCCGAGCGGTACCTCGAGGCCTGCCTCACGCTCCGGGACGAGTCCGGGACGCCGGTCCCCGGCTACGGCTGGATCTTCCCGGCCGGCGACGGGACGGTGAACATCGGCGTCGGCGCGCTGTCGACCATGAAGGGCTTCAAGAAGCTGAACCTGAACAAGCTCCAGGACAGCTACCGGGCGCTCGTCGGCGCCGACTGGGAGCTCGGTCCCGACCTCGAGCGGCCGCGAGCGTGGCGCCTGCCGATGAGCACGCTGCGGCGCTCCGGGCCGGGGTGGGTCGCGATCGGCGACGCCGCCGGCCTCGTGAACCCGATGAACGGCGAGGGGATCGACTACGCGCTCGAGTCGGGCGTGCTCGCCGCCGACCTGTTCCTGGCCAACCCGACGTCGACACCGATCCGCTACGACGTCGAGGTCGGCGAGCGGTTCGACGCCTTCCTGCGGACCGGCCGGCGCTTCAGCTTCCTCATCGGGCACCCGTGGATCGTGCGCAACGGCCTGCGGGTCGCGGTCGGCACGCAGGCGGTCGCCGAGATCACGCTCCAGGTGATGGGCAACCTCGTCGACGGCGACACCCCGGGTGCCGGCGGGTGGACGATGCGGGCGGCCGACCGCCTCCTCGCCGCGGCCGACCCGGTGCTGCGCCGCACGAGGGCAGCCGCCTGACCGACCTCGGGGTGGGTGACATCCGCCCGCTCGTGGACGGCCGCCCCGGGCGTAACGTCGCAGCATGAGCGACGCTCCCGGCCCCAACGACGCGCAGGCGGAGTACTGGGAGGACCGGTCCAGCTCGTGGATCGACTCCGAGGGCTGGTGGCTCACCGCCGTCGCCGGACCGTTCGGCGCCGCCGCGCTCGACCGCCTCGAGGCGCAGCCCGGCGGCCGCTACCTCGACATCGGCTGCGGCACCGGACCCACGTCGATCGAGCTGGCCCGCCGGATCCAACCCGGAGGAGTGGTGGAGGGCGTCGACATCTCGCCGTCGATGATCGCCACCGCGCAGGCGCGGGCGGCCGATGCCGGCGTCGGGGGCATCACGTTCCGGGTGGCGGACGTCCAGGTCGCGGAGCTCGGTGACCACCTGCTCGACGGCGTCGTGTCGCAGTTCGGCGTGATGTTCTTCGCCGACCCCACTGCCGCGTTCACCAACGTGCGGGGCGGCATGCGGCCCGGGTCGAACCTGTCGTTCTGCTGCTGGCAGCAGCTGTTCTCGAACGAGTGGATGTTCGTGCCCGGCGCGGCGGCGATCGGCATCACGGGGTGGATGCCCGAACCGCTGGCGGACGGCGCGCCGGGGCCCTTCGGGCTGTGCGACGCGAACCGCATCGACACGGTCCTCGATGGGGCCGGCTTCCGCGACATCGACATCCTCGACGTCCGCGCCGAGGTGGTCGTTCCGGAGGAGCGGATCGATGACGCCGTCCGGAGCGTCTCGAGGATCGGTGCGGTGCGCGAGCAGGTCGAGCGCTTCCCCGACCAGCGCGAGGCGATCATCGACGCCGTGCGCAGCGAGCTCCACGACCGGCTCGACGGCGGCCACCTGACGCTGGCCTCCGCCGCCTGGGCGGTCCGCGCCACCGCCTGACCGCCGGTCCGCCTCGTCCCGACCATCACGTTCCGGGCGCACCGCCTTCGGCAGAATGTCGGTGGACGGTCGCTCCGGGGGGATCACGAACCGTCCGCAGGGGGTCACATGGTGCTCCACGACGGCGCGATCCCGCCGATCACGGCGGTCGGCTGATGGTCGTCGCCGTGCTCGTGTTCCTCGCCGGCAGCCTCGCGCTGT includes:
- a CDS encoding magnesium transporter CorA family protein encodes the protein MIETPHTRAYRKGLLEAEGFPVEQVSDHLEDDATTVWVDLCGPTVDELHQLADELGLHELAVEDALGRHQRPKLDHYASHLFMACHAVSVDQETAELDIVEIDMFLGPRWIITVRKDAGFDMRQVMDRCDRVADLADTGVAFVVYALLDVIVDGYFEAVETFDEYYDQVSEEIFSEQPLEPQQQKHWFQMRQALVKFHRLAFPLREAISSLMRREHELVNTEIYPYYQDLYDHVLRITESTDSLRDLVSTIVETNLSLRDYRQNQVMKKVTSWAAIIAVPTLVTGFYGMNVRFPGIATEWGAGLAAALIVVTSVSLYFTFKRNDWL
- a CDS encoding geranylgeranyl reductase family protein, translated to MTERRDVLVIGGGPAGAAVAIRAAAGGARVTVFEKGRPGRDKICGDGLTPRAVRALETLDVGLDDAHRIDGLRMIANDTVRQMDWPGIAPFPAHGAVWPRRRLDERLMELAGKAGAELLWEHEALPTVVERPGALPNRATGVVSTGPDGVERTWTAPLVVLATGAPGDAARRLGAERVPDETFGLAIRTYAESPRHAERYLEACLTLRDESGTPVPGYGWIFPAGDGTVNIGVGALSTMKGFKKLNLNKLQDSYRALVGADWELGPDLERPRAWRLPMSTLRRSGPGWVAIGDAAGLVNPMNGEGIDYALESGVLAADLFLANPTSTPIRYDVEVGERFDAFLRTGRRFSFLIGHPWIVRNGLRVAVGTQAVAEITLQVMGNLVDGDTPGAGGWTMRAADRLLAAADPVLRRTRAAA
- a CDS encoding class I SAM-dependent methyltransferase, giving the protein MSDAPGPNDAQAEYWEDRSSSWIDSEGWWLTAVAGPFGAAALDRLEAQPGGRYLDIGCGTGPTSIELARRIQPGGVVEGVDISPSMIATAQARAADAGVGGITFRVADVQVAELGDHLLDGVVSQFGVMFFADPTAAFTNVRGGMRPGSNLSFCCWQQLFSNEWMFVPGAAAIGITGWMPEPLADGAPGPFGLCDANRIDTVLDGAGFRDIDILDVRAEVVVPEERIDDAVRSVSRIGAVREQVERFPDQREAIIDAVRSELHDRLDGGHLTLASAAWAVRATA
- a CDS encoding SRPBCC family protein, giving the protein MEYERSMRIEAPADVVWRVMSDVERWHTWTASIESIEITGPGDAESGAPLGSGGTAIVRQPGFPKAEWTVTEWRPGRSFTWESPAPGVRSVGIHSVEPDGDAASTATLTIRQTGVLGPLIGLLFGRRSRRYVDLEADGLTARAEELARTASR
- a CDS encoding AMP-binding protein; this encodes MKVPLTVRDHIERAELVYGRRVGVVDEPDQPAPPLLAPDGGPLTYAALADRSRALAAGLESLGVPQGGRVAMVSQNSARLLTLLYGAPASGRIAVPVNFRLSPAEVSYIVEHSGADVLLVDPELEEALAEVTAPKRFTIGAETDELLYRHDLEAAPWEPDEDATATINYTSGTTARPKGVEMTHRNLWVNAATFGWQAGVSDRDVYLHTLPMFHCNGWGMPFATAGMGVRQVVLRKVDGTEILRRVAEHGVTLMCGAPAVVAMTLEAAASWEGETPGRDRVRIVVAGAPPPTAIIERVETELGWEFIQIYGLTETAPLLTMNRAREEWDDLTPGERAKKLSRAGAPALGIRLRTDDEGELLARGNVILKSYWEQPDATAEALEGGWFHTGDGAVIDEDRYVTIVDRKKDVIISGGENVSSIEVEDALFSHPAVTEAAVIGIPSERWGETVTALVVLDPSSDLAAADGDEVEQALIAHCRDRLAHYKCPTSVEVRDALERTATGKLQKYKLRAPYWEGRERQVN
- a CDS encoding glycoside hydrolase family 5 protein, with translation MFAPPSRRSPRPAVAGALLALLAASSVLVACSGGADDDASPTTSEALPSTGALVELRPLHVAEQRIVDDRGRQVLLRGANVNALGEYAQADADTEPTAPVTDEDWDAMAANGFSVVRLIMSWSRLEPERGTVDQDYVAEVREAVEAANDRGIYVVLDVHQDAWGMASATPEGTACPAGTEPSIGWDGAPEWATITDGATTCRAPGSERESAPAVQAAFANLYANTDGIADRLTEVWATIAEEFADVPGVAGYDLINEPNAVAPQEQNQVAYSQWIQRTIDAIRAAEAGAGERAAPKPVFAEPLQLYPLPYNALLSQYIQDPNLVFAPHNYAESINDILTVEQTFAIDQQGADDLHAALWIGEYGFWDTSAETLEVATRYAAEEDRRVVGGTWWQWRQTCGDPHSVGGPGVPATADQVHLITRDCTADDGGFDTDLRATTEFLRILGRAFPRAAPGHISSLASQPGSGGLTVQGAGAEAGGQLVVWLPDVEGAADAQPTTTTGLEDVTMQAVRGGRVLTANATGGDWTLVVV
- a CDS encoding TetR/AcrR family transcriptional regulator, with translation MSTTDASPDASPDAPTDGPAGGSDPVVRDGAATPRDRLLDAVIAYGGEHGLADTSLRTLAKGVGTSHRMLLHHFGSREQLLVAVVHEVERRQLGALVDLTDADQPPITRAALDRTAVGRVFWDRLADPALAPLERLFFELYSQALLGAPWGEEFLDGIVDSWVDPVASLLEDEGVDRATARARARLGVAVSRGLLLDLLATGDHDGVDAAMDEFLALVG
- a CDS encoding class I SAM-dependent methyltransferase; this translates as MGVYEDRVLPRLVDLTCGAKGMERYRARAIEGLHGEVVEIGFGTGLNVPLYPAAVTKVWAVEPSLRSRELARERIDASTVPVEHVGLDGQRLPLPDRSCDAGLSTFTLCTIPDPMLALAELRRVLKPGATLHVLEHGAAPDPGVARWQVRIEPWQRRFAGGCHLTRDAGEMLAEAGFTDVDITARYVKGPKPWCYFSYGTATNPPTDPAPEEEHE